In Trifolium pratense cultivar HEN17-A07 linkage group LG7, ARS_RC_1.1, whole genome shotgun sequence, a genomic segment contains:
- the LOC123896504 gene encoding uncharacterized protein LOC123896504, which yields MILQNKNWNTHSGEIIISPFPPEQTISLGKNVEATAYLNLQNQKVENDYITLKELNAIIKSQNYTNSFLICLGDQFMSLEKDISDLKRLLEEQLTKQNLILNHLEKNKIDSESSEIVINKDVPIIQPPIAVEGFKLKSNNDEFINVLEEKLKQLRLNVLSQKNMSDTSDIEDIDQLAEIFANHEINDQVAQINPIYAPKPVEKYYYKRPSPQDLLFEEAEPFQNKNSGKVQLLQRVNLEAKTSYNIYEWNIDGLNDKQIIDMIHRIIMYSSICKQQDNSDSSIASFITTGFVGQLRGWWDHYLTDVQKREILSHKKLIKAETSSSNITITTTGEEDAVYTLCLSILQHFVGTNIPIAEKLQTLLQNLRCPSLTHFRWYKDTFLSRVFQLKNPNSMHWKSKFVDGLPHLFAERIRQTLRNNNDGININYSDLTYGQIISTCINEGLSLCNDIKLKNQLKKQKLTKKHQIGEFCEQFTFDIEKPPESRKKGKINKIRPYRSRRKDPLDTYKYSYKKKRRKNYSKPKHKDYTPNFSRKRKAKKLDITCHKCGKVGHYANQCRTKKALNDIEDEELRNQLEKVLLINSESEVESSEDEVSYSSSSDTSDNNSCQCNELNYWKSIVEMNGLNVLTSEQDEALKALEAIPDDNLRRKLIETLIRDNLRGKAPLIKEAPYQLSEVLSRFRQSNERETPVSI from the coding sequence ATGATTTTACAAAACAAGAATTGGAATACCCATAGTGGAGAGATTATAATTTCCCCTTTTCCTCCTGAACAAACTATAAGTTTAGGAAAGAATGTTGAAGCTACAGCTTATTTAAACCTCCAAAATCAGAAAGTTGAGAATGATTATATTACTCTCAAAGAATTAAATGCAATAATTAAATCTCAGAATTACACTAATTCTTTCCTTATTTGTTTAGGTGACCAATTTATGTCCCTAGAAAAAGATATTTCTGATTTAAAAAGACTTTTAGAAGAACAATTAACTAAACAGAATTTAATTCTAAATCATttagaaaagaataaaattgatAGTGAATCCTCAGAGATTGTTATTAATAAAGATGTCCCTATCATTCAACCACCTATAGCGGTAGAaggatttaaattaaaatctaataaCGATGAATTTATTAATGTTTTAGAAGAGAAGCTTAAGCAACTTCGCTTAAATGTcttatctcaaaaaaatatgtcCGACACCTCTGATATAGAGGATATTGACCAATTAGCAGAAATATTTGCTAATCATGAGATAAATGATCAGGTTGCTCAAATAAATCCTATTTATGCTCCTAAACCtgtagaaaaatattattataagagGCCTTCGCCTCAAGATTTACTCTTTGAAGAAGCTGAACCTTTCCAGAATAAGAATTCTGGAAAGGTTCAGCTTCTTCAAAGAGTAAATCTTGAGGCGAAGACCTCTTATAATATTTATGAATGGAATATTGATGGCTTAAATGATAAGCAAATCATTGATATGATACATAGAATAATTATGTATTCATCTATTTGTAAACAGCAAGATAATTCTGATAGCTCTATAGCGTCGTTTATAACAACTGGATTTGTTGGCCAATTGAGAGGTTGGTGGGATCATTATCTCACTGATGTTCAGAAGAGagaaattctctctcataaaaaGCTTATAAAAGCTGAAACGTCAAGTAGTAATATTACTATCACTACTACTGGAGAAGAAGATGCAGTTTATACACTATGTCTCTCCATTCTACAACATTTTGTAGGAACTAATATTCCCATTGCAGAGAAATTGCAAACATTATTGCAAAATCTTAGATGCCCATCTTTAACTCATTTTAGATGGTATAAAGATACTTTTTTATCCagagtttttcaattaaaaaatcccAATTCTATGCATTGGAAATCAAAATTTGTAGATGGTTTACCTCATCTTTTTGCTGAAAGAATAAGACAAACTCTTAGAAATAATAATGAtggaataaatattaattattctgATTTAACTTATGGCCAAATTATTAGTACATGTATTAATGAAGGATTATCTTTATGTAATGACataaaacttaaaaatcaacttaaaaaacaaaaattaactaaaaaacACCAAATAGGTGAATTCTGCGAGCAATTCACTTTTGACATAGAAAAACCCCCTGAGAGCAGGAAGAAGggtaaaataaataagataagacCCTATAGAAGTAGAAGAAAAGATCCATTAGATACTTATAAGTATTCGTATAAGAAAAAACGtagaaaaaattattctaaacCAAAACATAAGGATTATACTCCTAATTTTAGCAGAAAAAGAAAAGCTAAAAAGCTTGACATAACTTGCCACAAATGTGGAAAGGTTGGCCATTATGCTAATCAATGTAGGACTAAAAAAGCCCTAAATGATATTGAGGATGAAGAACTTAGAAATCAATTAGAAAAGGTTCTTCTTATTAATTCTGAGTCTGAAGTAGAATCCTCTGAAGATGAGGTTAGCTATAGCTCTTCTTCAGATACATCTGATAACAATAGTTGTCAATGCAATGAACTAAACTATTGGAAATCCATAGTAGAAATGAATGGTCTAAATGTTCTAACCAGTGAACAGGATGAAGCTTTAAAAGCTTTAGAAGCTATCCCAGATGATAATTTGAGAAGAAAATTAATAGAAACTTTAATAAGGGATAATCTTAGAGGAAAAGCTCCTTTAATTAAAGAAGCCCCTTATCAGCTTAGCGAAGTCTTATCTAGGTTTCGTCAATCTAATGAACGTGAAACTCCTGTTTCTATATAA
- the LOC123896506 gene encoding uncharacterized protein LOC123896506, with protein MATFNNGQFPVNLPVLDGKNYDSWSKQMKVLFNYQDVMDQVTNGVDPLTEGATENQRTQHKELKKKDFKALFIIHQSVSPDIFEKVGDCESAKQAWDILAAAYAGDQKVKKVKLQTLRRQFEQLLMEDKETVSDFFTRVAKLVNEMKACGETVSCSMRVEKILRSLSPRFDYVVAAIEESTDLDSMKVEELQGSLEAHEQRMNQRNSDKSKGEIALQAQQNYKDKKGKGKWNGNKGR; from the coding sequence ATGGCAACCTTCAACAATGGTCAATTCCCTGTAAATTTACCAGTCTTGGATGGAAAGAACTATGACAGTTGGAGCAAGCAGATGAAAGTCTTGTTCAACTATCAAGATGTGATGGATCAAGTTACCAATGGTGTGGATCCACTCACAGAAGGAGCAACAGAAAATCAAAGAACTCAGCACAAAGAGTTAAAGAAGAAGGACTTCAAAGCCTTATTCATAATCCATCAAAGTGTAAGCCCAGATATATTTGAGAAAGTTGGTGACTGTGAGTCTGCAAAACAGGCTTGGGATATTTTGGCTGCAGCTTATGCTGGTGATCAGAAAGTAAAGAAAGTGAAATTACAAACCCTAAGAAGACAATTTGAACAACTGCTAATGGAGGATAAAGAAACTGTAAGTGATTTCTTTACTAGAGTTGCAAAACTGGTTAATGAAATGAAAGCATGTGGTGAAACTGTGTCTTGTTCAATGAGAGTAGAGAAGATTCTGAGATCATTATCTCCAAGGTTTGATTATGTAGTAGCAGCTATAGAGGAATCTACAGATCTTGATAGCATGAAAGTTGAAGAATTACAGGGATCTTTAGAAGCACATGAACAAAGAATGAATCAGAGAAATTCTGACAAGTCTAAAGGTGAAATTGCTCTGCAGGCTCAACAGAATTACAAAGATAAGAAGGGAAAGGGTAAATGGAATGGTAACAAAGGGAGATGA